In Thunnus thynnus chromosome 11, fThuThy2.1, whole genome shotgun sequence, the following proteins share a genomic window:
- the LOC137193083 gene encoding aryl hydrocarbon receptor-like: protein MYAGRKRRKPVQRAVKQPPAEGAKSNPSKRHRDRLNGELERLASLLPFPEEVTATLDKLSILRLSVSYLRAKNFFSVTLNNRDRVSPAGENDDDIKTAGVVETKIPEGELLLQALNGFVLVITASGTIFYSSHTIQDYLGFHQTDVMHQSVYELVHTEDQQELRRNLHWALNPPPAAASAVSQDSPQEMEPDSSSSLVTYNPEQLPPENSSFLERNFVCRFRCLLDNSSGFLALNIQGRLKFLHGQNQRQDNGGKVPPQLALFTIATPLQPPSILEIRTKNMIFRTKHKLDFTPLACDAKGKIVLGYTEAELRVRGSGYQFIHAADMLYCAENHVRMMKTGESGLTVFRLLTKENRWKWVQANARLVYKNGKPDYIIATQRPLLDEEGGEHLRKRSMHLPFTYATGEALLYQSNHPIAGFIDGSHEKNGSKSKKSRTERLMRDGLDPGSLLGALMSQDESVYVCQPALESKMSVHSSFFGDQMGFSDSQSSSLHRNWDPPSNGVVGPSITQPGTSFDPLLATLDSLSLEGQGVVDSEEGGCSNGELFGALEGLGLSAEDLELLLLDERMIRVEIDPERVPTLDDLLTNDEILSYIYDSIEGKTDTTDHERQVPPSNALAAATPVSLPDSNATSDTNVQMQFSHHKPPLVGQAPIVQLSQQMQQHLNMRPGKVAHDWGQQNNHLANTLVNGELLGHNQSISNGQWTAQDILTNAGIQPGHLNSQQTIFNGKASELDGELHQQQTHQSYLQQQQKPRMQNQLSQQCHAKQKATNLNGLCGVSSTEHPAGKSQWQDYGFSESLGPCLDNSQKPLTNTSLDSCMDYSMPDIDNVDYTISGSGLFGSNGQQHRAESTVSSFQGMSHKQPQEQIPVPLAQVISSLSQCPPPNASLEQILGVGKPCRQLDHYGMLTSEIPHDPSHSHSKMENGCILTSTYPGGCALPNGNGAAPPTVQMPGPETLSSLPDPPATGFYL from the exons TTACCCTCAACAATCGGGACAGAGTGTCTCCAGCCGGTGAAAATGATGACGACATCAAAACAGCCGGAGTGGTGGAGACAAAGATTCCTGAAGGAGAACTTCTGCTGCAG GCTCTCAATGGTTTTGTCTTGGTTATCACTGCCAGTGGGACAATCTTCTACTCCTCTCACACCATCCAGGACTACTTGGGCTTCCACCAG ACTGACGTCATGCACCAGAGTGTGTATGAACTGGTCCATACGGAGGACCAACAGGAGCTCAGGAGAAACTTGCACTGGGCTTTgaatcctcctcctgctgctgcatccGCCGTTAGCCAGGACTCGCCCCAAG AGATGGAACCTGACAGCAGCTCGTCTTTGGTCACCTACAACCCCGAACAGCTTCCCCCAGAGAACTCATCCTTCCTGGAGAGAAACTTTGTGTGTCGCTTCCGCTGCCTCCTGGACAACTCCTCCGGCTTCCTG GCTTTAAACATCCAGGGCAGGCTGAAGTTTCTGCACGGACAGAACCAGCGACAAGATAATGGAGGAAAGGTGCCGCCACAGCTCGCCCTTTTCACCATTGCAACTCCTCTGCAGCCTCCATCCATCCTGGAGATCAGGACCAAGAACATGATCTTCAGAACCAAACACAAGCTGGACTTCACACCGTTGGCCTGTGATGCAAA GGGGAAGATAGTGCTGGGGtacacagaggctgaactgcGGGTACGAGGATCTGGTTATCAGTTCATCCATGCAGCAGATATGTTGTACTGTGCAGAGAACCATGTCAGAA tgaTGAAGACTGGAGAGAGTGGTCTGACTGTGTTCAGGCTCCTTACCAAGGAGAATCGTTGGAAGTGGGTCCAGGCCAATGCCCGGCTGGTGTACAAGAACGGCAAACCAGACTACATCATCGCCACCCAGAGGCctctttt ggATGAAGAGGGAGGAGAACACTTGCGTAAGCGCTCCATGCATCTACCCTTTACCTATGCTACAGGTGAGGCCTTGCTCTACCAGTCCAACCATCCTATTGCAGGCTTTATAGATGGAAGCCATGAGAAAAATGGCAGTAAGTCAAAGAAGAGCCGGACTGAGAGGCTGATGAGGGATGGTCTGGACCCTGGCTCCCTTCTAGGGGCCCTTATGAGTCAGGATGAGTCGGTGTATGTTTGCCAGCCCGCCCTGGAGTCCAAAATGTCAGTTCATAGCAGCTTCTTTGGAGACCAAATGGGCTTCTCTGACTCCCAATCCTCCAGCCTGCACAGGAACTGGGACCCACCAAGCAATGGTGTGGTGGGTCCAAGCATTACACAGCCAGGCACCAGCTTTGACCCACTGCTGGCTACTCTGGACTCCCTCTCCCTGGAGGGCCAAGGGGTTGTGGATTCGGAAGAGGGGGGTTGTTCAAACGGTGAGCTGTTTGGAGCTCTAGAAGGGCTGGGGCTGAGTGCTGAGGatctggagctgctgctgctggatgagCGGATGATCAGAGTTGAAATAGACCCTGAGCGTGTGCCCACCTTGGATGACCTGCTAACGAATGATGAGATTCTTTCTTATATCTATGACTCCATTGAGGGGAAGACTGATACCACAGATCATGAAAGACAGGTGCCTCCTAGTAATGCCTTAGCGGCAGCCACACCAGTGTCACTACCTGATAGTAACGCCACCTCAGACACTAATGTGCAAATGCAGTTTTCTCACCATAAGCCTCCTCTAGTGGGGCAGGCTCCCATTGTCCAGCTATCCCAGCAGATGCAACAGCACCTCAACATGCGACCAGGTAAAGTTGCACATGACTGGGGCCAGCAGAACAACCATTTGGCTAACACATTAGTTAATGGAGAGCTGTTAGGGCACAATCAATCCATCTCCAATGGACAATGGACAGCCCAAGACATTCTAACCAATGCAGGGATACAACCGGGACACTTGAACTCACAACAGACTATTTTCAATGGCAAGGCCTCGGAGCTGGATGGAGAGCTTCATCAGCAGCAAACGCATCAAAGCTaccttcagcagcagcagaaacccCGGATGCAGAACCAGCTCTCACAGCAGTGCCATGCCAAACAGAAGGCAACCAACCTCAACGGACTATGTGGCGTCTCCAGCACAGAGCATCCAGCTGGAAAATCCCAGTGGCAGGACTATGGATTCAGTGAGAGTCTGGGTCCCTGCCTTGACAACAGCCAAAAACCCCTTACAAACACCTCACTAGACTCTTGCATGGATTATAGCATGCCTGATATTGACAATGTGGATTACACTATTAGTGGAAGTGGTTTGTTTGGGAGCAATGGGCAACAGCACAGGGCAGAGTCCACAGTTTCATCTTTCCAGGGGATGAGCCACAAACAGCCGCAGGAACAGATCCCAGTTCCTTTGGCTCAGGTCATCTCCAGCCTGTCACAGTGTCCTCCCCCTAACGCCTCTCTGGAGCAGATCCTAGGGGTGGGCAAACCCTGCCGGCAGCTGGACCATTATGGCATGCTGACCTCGGAGATCCCTCATGACCCcagtcacagtcacagtaaG ATGGAGAATGGCTGCATCCTGACCAGTACTTACCCAGGTGGTTGTGCTCTGCCCAATGGGAACGGAGCAGCACCCCCTACAGTCCAGATGCCCGGCCCTGAGACTTTGTCCAGCCTCCCCGACCCACCAGCCACTGGCTTCTACCTCTGA